The following are encoded together in the Roseobacter denitrificans OCh 114 genome:
- a CDS encoding arginyltransferase, producing the protein MRHTLPIAPQFYVTAPQPCPYLDGRMERKLFTALQGESADKLNDSLSQQGFRRSQNVLYRPSCAECSACLSARIDVSEFAPSRSQKRTIKRNHDLARRATSPWASEEQYELFRSYLDSRHADGGMADMDVFEFAAMIEETPIRSRVVEYKNQDSGALIGVSLTDVLSDGLSMVYSFYAPDMTKRSMGTYMILDHIEIAREAGLPYVYLGYWVPGSQKMGYKSKFSGLEVYIGGNWQKVRNPSEFTAETHPLSTDPIAEQVANIQLPDTRPTR; encoded by the coding sequence ATGCGTCATACGTTACCGATAGCGCCTCAGTTTTACGTCACGGCCCCACAGCCGTGCCCGTATCTTGACGGCCGTATGGAACGCAAACTGTTCACGGCACTGCAGGGGGAAAGCGCGGACAAGCTGAATGACAGCCTCTCCCAGCAAGGGTTTCGCCGATCGCAAAACGTGCTGTACCGACCCTCCTGTGCGGAGTGTTCGGCGTGCCTTTCGGCGCGCATTGATGTGTCGGAATTCGCACCGTCCCGCAGCCAGAAACGCACCATCAAACGCAACCACGATCTGGCGCGGCGCGCGACCTCTCCCTGGGCGTCGGAAGAGCAATACGAACTCTTCCGCTCCTATCTGGACAGCCGCCACGCGGATGGGGGCATGGCGGATATGGATGTTTTCGAATTCGCCGCGATGATCGAGGAAACGCCGATCCGAAGCCGCGTGGTCGAATACAAGAACCAGGACAGCGGCGCATTGATCGGCGTGAGCCTGACAGATGTGCTGTCGGACGGGCTGAGCATGGTCTATTCCTTCTATGCCCCGGATATGACAAAGCGCTCCATGGGCACCTATATGATCCTTGATCACATAGAAATCGCGCGTGAAGCCGGGTTGCCTTACGTCTATCTGGGATATTGGGTGCCGGGCAGTCAGAAGATGGGGTATAAATCCAAGTTTTCCGGTCTTGAAGTCTACATCGGCGGCAATTGGCAGAAGGTCAGGAATCCTTCGGAGTTCACCGCCGAAACGCATCCGCTTTCCACCGATCCCATCGCGGAGCAGGTCGCGAATATACAACTGCCGGACACGCGCCCAACCCGTTAG